The proteins below come from a single Halostagnicola larsenii XH-48 genomic window:
- a CDS encoding phosphoglucomutase — protein METISFGTDGWRATLEEFTTPRVRMVGQAVATYLSDEGLEAPVAVGYDARETSRGFAEELTRVLCANGFDVLLSERDRPTPLVAHAIVDRDLAGALVVTASHNPPEYNGVKFIPGDGAPALPPVMDAVADRLAEPELLPASEHGSAREVDFVDSHAEAAMDVVERMTGTPIDVSDLTVAYDAMHGSGRDTTDALLERAGASVERLRCERDPDFGGTGPEPAPENLEELIELVTAASDGDADGSTVDLGIANDGDADRLAVVTPERGYLDENLFFAALYDFLLESADGPAVRTVSTTYLIDRIADAHDESVHEVPVGFKWVAQAMADHDALVGGEESGGFTVRGHVREKDGVLLALLAAAMHDAEPLDDRVDRLLETHGTVVQDKTSVGCPDERKEQVLADLEAEIPDAVAGTPVEDVNTADGFKLLLEDGSWLLVRPSGTEPVLRVYAEATDEDRVAELLAAGRELLEPLL, from the coding sequence ATGGAGACGATTTCGTTCGGCACCGACGGCTGGCGGGCGACGCTCGAGGAGTTCACGACGCCTCGAGTGCGGATGGTCGGACAGGCGGTCGCGACGTATCTCAGCGACGAGGGGCTCGAGGCACCCGTCGCTGTCGGCTACGACGCTCGGGAAACCTCGCGGGGGTTCGCCGAGGAACTCACGCGCGTGCTCTGTGCGAACGGGTTCGACGTGCTGCTCAGCGAGCGCGACCGACCGACGCCGCTCGTCGCACACGCTATCGTCGACCGCGACCTCGCCGGCGCGCTGGTCGTCACCGCCTCGCACAACCCGCCGGAGTACAACGGCGTCAAGTTCATTCCCGGCGACGGCGCGCCCGCACTCCCGCCGGTGATGGATGCCGTCGCGGACCGCCTCGCCGAACCGGAGCTGCTGCCCGCGTCCGAGCACGGCTCCGCCCGCGAGGTCGATTTCGTCGACTCGCACGCCGAGGCCGCGATGGACGTCGTTGAGCGGATGACCGGCACGCCGATCGACGTTTCAGATCTCACCGTCGCCTACGACGCGATGCACGGCAGCGGCCGGGACACGACGGACGCCCTCCTCGAGCGCGCCGGGGCGTCCGTCGAGCGACTGCGCTGCGAGCGCGACCCAGACTTCGGCGGAACCGGCCCAGAACCCGCACCCGAGAACCTCGAGGAACTGATCGAACTGGTGACGGCAGCGAGCGACGGCGACGCTGACGGGTCAACCGTCGACCTCGGAATCGCGAACGACGGCGACGCCGACCGGCTCGCGGTCGTCACGCCCGAGCGGGGCTACCTCGACGAGAACCTGTTTTTCGCCGCGCTCTATGACTTCCTGCTCGAATCGGCGGACGGCCCCGCGGTCAGAACCGTTTCGACGACGTACCTCATCGACCGCATCGCCGACGCCCACGACGAGTCCGTCCACGAGGTTCCCGTCGGATTCAAGTGGGTCGCACAGGCGATGGCCGACCACGACGCCCTCGTCGGCGGCGAGGAGTCGGGCGGGTTCACGGTTCGGGGACACGTCCGCGAGAAAGACGGCGTTTTGCTGGCGCTGCTGGCGGCGGCGATGCACGACGCGGAACCGCTCGACGACCGCGTCGACCGGTTGCTCGAGACCCACGGGACGGTCGTCCAGGACAAGACCAGCGTCGGGTGTCCCGACGAACGGAAAGAACAGGTGCTGGCGGATCTCGAGGCGGAGATCCCCGACGCCGTCGCGGGTACACCCGTCGAGGACGTCAACACCGCAGACGGGTTCAAACTCCTGCTCGAGGACGGATCCTGGCTGCTGGTCCGACCGAGCGGGACCGAGCCGGTGTTGCGGGTTTACGCCGAAGCCACCGACGAGGACCGAGTCGCAGAGTTACTTGCCGCCGGACGGGAGCTACTCGAGCCGTTGCTCTGA
- the cysE gene encoding serine O-acetyltransferase has product MIRQMREDTRAMCDRDPAATGCLEVALCYSGLHAVWAHRLTHRLWNTGFELLARVLAQFVRFLTGVEIHPGASVGRRLTIDHGMGVVIGETADIGDDVHMYHGVTLGGDTNEPVKRHPTLEDGVQIGANATLLGDITIGENAAVGAGSVVTGDVESETTVVGVPAEPVE; this is encoded by the coding sequence ATGATCCGGCAAATGCGCGAGGATACGCGAGCGATGTGCGATCGCGACCCCGCGGCGACCGGCTGTCTCGAGGTCGCGCTCTGTTATTCGGGGTTACACGCCGTCTGGGCCCATCGGCTCACCCACCGGCTCTGGAATACGGGATTCGAACTGCTCGCTCGAGTGCTCGCGCAGTTCGTCCGATTCCTGACCGGCGTCGAAATCCACCCCGGCGCGTCGGTCGGACGGCGGCTGACGATCGATCACGGAATGGGCGTCGTCATCGGCGAAACGGCCGATATCGGCGACGACGTACACATGTATCACGGCGTGACGCTGGGCGGTGACACGAACGAACCGGTCAAACGGCACCCGACGCTCGAGGACGGCGTCCAGATCGGGGCGAACGCGACGCTGTTGGGCGACATTACGATCGGGGAGAACGCGGCGGTCGGAGCCGGTTCGGTCGTTACGGGTGACGTAGAAAGCGAGACGACCGTCGTCGGGGTTCCGGCCGAACCCGTCGAGTAA
- a CDS encoding metallophosphoesterase family protein has product MNVGLISDIHGNRIALKAVLADMPSVDALVCAGDVVGYNPWPAECVEALREGAMLSAVGTRAGAPRDRDVPTVMGNHDAAVVEGTSFRFNGMARAGVEHARSELTDEQRDWLEALPTERLEFDGRLKLVHGHPDDPDRYTHPEDFSPRLLEDEDVLVLGHTHVQHVETYAEGIVVNPGSVGQPRDGDPRAGYAVVDLDSMTVDTHRVEYDVESVQAAVEDAGLPDRIGTRLARGK; this is encoded by the coding sequence ATGAACGTCGGCCTCATCTCCGACATCCACGGCAACCGAATCGCCCTCAAGGCCGTCCTGGCGGACATGCCGTCGGTCGATGCACTGGTCTGTGCCGGCGACGTGGTCGGCTACAACCCGTGGCCGGCCGAGTGCGTCGAGGCCTTGAGAGAGGGTGCGATGCTCAGTGCCGTGGGAACCCGAGCGGGAGCACCCCGTGATCGTGACGTACCGACGGTGATGGGAAACCACGATGCGGCCGTCGTCGAGGGGACTTCGTTTCGGTTCAACGGGATGGCCCGCGCGGGCGTCGAACACGCTCGATCGGAACTCACCGACGAGCAACGCGACTGGCTCGAGGCTCTGCCCACGGAACGTCTCGAGTTCGACGGCCGACTGAAACTCGTTCACGGCCATCCCGACGATCCCGACCGCTACACCCACCCCGAAGACTTCTCGCCGCGATTGCTCGAGGACGAGGACGTCCTCGTGCTCGGGCACACCCACGTCCAGCACGTCGAGACGTACGCCGAGGGAATCGTCGTGAACCCGGGCAGCGTCGGGCAGCCTCGAGACGGCGATCCGCGGGCGGGCTACGCGGTCGTCGATCTCGATTCGATGACCGTCGACACGCATCGCGTCGAGTACGACGTCGAAAGCGTCCAGGCGGCCGTCGAAGACGCCGGGCTTCCCGACCGCATTGGAACCCGGCTCGCTCGCGGGAAGTGA
- a CDS encoding IMP cyclohydrolase, with amino-acid sequence MYVGRFVVVGPDVGAYRVSSRSFPNRKITTRKDALTVGPTDDAPETDNPYVAYNCLRVVETPAGEVAAFGNGSHVDPIAEKLERGYPARDALATSLLALDYEKDDYDTPRIAATIGTDGEALIATVRKDALVVETVEEPTLVATYETDAPESFEFEAASAEEAASEAYDLEFEHAVCAAGVARTDDGFETAIENGE; translated from the coding sequence ATGTACGTTGGACGCTTCGTCGTCGTCGGACCCGATGTGGGTGCCTACCGCGTTTCATCGCGGTCGTTCCCGAACAGGAAGATCACCACTCGAAAGGATGCGTTGACGGTCGGACCGACCGACGACGCGCCGGAGACCGACAACCCATACGTCGCCTACAACTGTCTCCGCGTCGTCGAGACGCCGGCCGGGGAGGTCGCCGCCTTCGGCAACGGCTCGCACGTCGATCCGATCGCGGAAAAACTCGAGCGAGGGTACCCCGCCCGGGACGCGCTCGCGACGAGCCTGCTCGCGTTAGATTACGAGAAGGACGACTACGACACGCCGCGGATCGCCGCGACCATCGGCACTGACGGCGAGGCGCTGATCGCGACGGTTCGAAAGGACGCCCTCGTCGTCGAGACCGTCGAGGAACCGACGCTGGTGGCGACTTACGAGACAGACGCTCCCGAGTCGTTCGAGTTCGAAGCCGCGAGCGCCGAGGAGGCCGCAAGCGAGGCCTACGACCTCGAGTTCGAACACGCCGTCTGCGCGGCGGGCGTCGCCCGCACCGACGACGGGTTCGAGACGGCGATCGAGAACGGCGAGTAA
- a CDS encoding rhodanese-like domain-containing protein, which produces MNRRSLLAAAGGSSLAIVAGCIDDIGIDGAGGDDESGDGSAYETGSFDGEEVPLVPVEEAHEWYENEEARFVDTRGVSQYDAGHIPGAVLSPAIESEGEDPTDDWSTDTHVVTYCNCPNSLAVQRGAEFKSDGFDEVYAIEEGYGGWEDAEYPIERNETDVDVETYEIEGESDPDYDGEYVHISTADGGSYEIATVESDGTYETEIRFPDLSSDSELIVDAPDYTVEGTLAEFTSEPVTVDS; this is translated from the coding sequence ATGAATCGACGGTCGTTGCTCGCCGCCGCCGGAGGCAGTTCGCTCGCAATCGTCGCAGGATGCATCGATGACATCGGAATCGACGGTGCGGGCGGCGACGACGAGAGCGGCGACGGGTCGGCGTACGAAACGGGGTCCTTCGATGGGGAGGAAGTCCCGCTCGTCCCCGTCGAAGAGGCCCACGAGTGGTACGAAAACGAGGAGGCCAGATTCGTCGATACGCGCGGAGTGAGTCAGTACGACGCCGGACACATTCCCGGCGCTGTTCTGAGCCCCGCCATCGAGAGCGAGGGCGAGGATCCGACCGACGACTGGTCGACCGATACGCACGTCGTAACCTATTGTAACTGTCCGAATTCACTCGCCGTCCAGCGCGGAGCCGAATTCAAATCGGATGGATTCGACGAGGTATACGCCATCGAGGAGGGCTACGGCGGATGGGAGGACGCGGAGTACCCGATCGAACGGAACGAAACCGATGTCGACGTCGAAACCTACGAAATCGAAGGCGAATCGGATCCCGACTACGATGGTGAGTACGTCCATATCTCGACCGCCGACGGTGGGAGCTACGAAATCGCGACGGTCGAATCCGACGGCACCTACGAGACCGAGATTCGGTTCCCGGATCTGTCCTCGGACTCCGAACTGATCGTCGACGCACCCGACTACACTGTCGAGGGCACCTTAGCGGAGTTCACGTCCGAACCGGTCACCGTCGACAGCTGA
- a CDS encoding oxidoreductase, producing the protein MATLEDPIDIGDVTVLNRLYRAPLLECAGNGPDAVDVLIEDLEPAAASGVGLIYQGATVVRSEGGCAAPGMTRVHDPEFVSQLSRLTDRIHEHGSRIFVQLEHGGLRSMESWHADYRAKNPDLEQLAVSRPPRQLRALDRLGLLSFDPHVLRTEEVYELAADFGRSAARCVEAGYDGIHLAGANMGIVQQFLSPFYNRREDEFGGSPEARLEFLALVHDEIRERAGDVPLVTKVPAETAAPPWPIVRRRLSIEDGVEICRRLERIGYDAVVPVTASVVWDMSIVRGAYPDRAWENEAMHEGYDAAFGGPARRRLVAAANWVQSLQYDFEPAWNEAFCRRVREQVSIPVLAEGGIRERDTMDRLLGGTTGQTAASQSEDSSQRANSSGRTDSNERDVASRSEPPACDMVGMARPFYAEPKLGARLLEPESPDARVLCESCNNCTVPQVTGAPGICRTPAVLSERGELERAGAYDRN; encoded by the coding sequence ATGGCCACGCTCGAGGACCCGATCGACATCGGCGATGTGACGGTTCTGAACCGGCTCTACCGCGCCCCGCTGCTCGAGTGTGCGGGAAACGGTCCGGACGCGGTCGACGTGCTCATCGAGGACCTCGAGCCCGCTGCGGCGTCGGGGGTCGGACTGATCTATCAGGGTGCGACCGTCGTTCGCAGCGAGGGCGGCTGTGCCGCGCCGGGGATGACGCGAGTTCACGACCCCGAGTTCGTCTCGCAGTTATCGCGGCTCACCGACCGGATTCACGAGCACGGGAGCCGGATTTTCGTCCAACTCGAGCACGGCGGCCTCCGGAGCATGGAGTCGTGGCACGCCGACTACCGCGCGAAGAACCCGGATCTCGAGCAGCTCGCGGTCTCGAGGCCACCGCGGCAGCTTCGGGCGCTGGATCGATTGGGGTTGCTCTCGTTCGATCCGCACGTGCTGCGGACCGAGGAAGTGTACGAACTGGCCGCGGACTTCGGACGAAGCGCTGCTCGCTGCGTCGAGGCGGGATACGACGGGATCCATCTGGCGGGAGCGAATATGGGTATCGTCCAGCAGTTCCTCTCGCCGTTTTACAACCGCCGCGAGGACGAGTTCGGCGGCAGTCCCGAGGCTCGCCTCGAGTTTCTCGCGCTCGTCCACGACGAAATCCGCGAGCGAGCGGGCGACGTTCCGCTGGTGACGAAAGTTCCGGCGGAGACCGCCGCACCGCCGTGGCCGATCGTCCGTCGGCGGCTCTCGATCGAGGACGGGGTCGAGATCTGTCGCCGCCTCGAGCGAATCGGCTACGACGCCGTGGTTCCCGTCACCGCGTCAGTCGTCTGGGACATGAGTATCGTCCGCGGGGCTTACCCCGACCGCGCGTGGGAGAACGAGGCGATGCACGAAGGATACGACGCGGCGTTCGGCGGCCCCGCTCGCCGCCGGCTGGTGGCCGCGGCGAACTGGGTACAGTCCCTGCAATACGACTTCGAACCGGCCTGGAACGAAGCGTTCTGTCGACGGGTTCGCGAGCAAGTTTCGATTCCGGTCCTCGCGGAGGGCGGCATCCGAGAGCGGGACACGATGGACCGACTGCTCGGCGGGACGACCGGGCAGACAGCCGCGAGTCAAAGCGAGGACTCGAGTCAGCGCGCGAACTCGAGCGGCCGGACGGACTCGAACGAGCGAGACGTGGCGAGCCGGTCCGAGCCGCCAGCGTGCGACATGGTCGGCATGGCCCGGCCGTTCTACGCCGAACCGAAACTGGGTGCGCGACTGCTCGAGCCCGAGTCACCCGACGCTCGCGTGCTGTGTGAAAGCTGCAACAACTGTACGGTGCCCCAGGTGACCGGCGCGCCCGGCATCTGTCGAACGCCGGCCGTTCTCAGCGAACGCGGGGAGCTCGAGCGTGCAGGTGCGTACGATCGAAACTGA
- a CDS encoding NAD(P)-dependent alcohol dehydrogenase, whose protein sequence is MQAARLHEYTEEMSEALTVEEIDRPELERSDHVLVEVAGAGWCQTDNHVIEGMWTEYVPQELPMTLGHENAGVVAEVGEEVTLVEEGDPVICHPVQTCGICRPCRLGEDMYCENSAFNGLTTDGGFAEYLQTNERAVIPLPDSVDPTEIAPHADAGITAYHAAKKAVRELNPGDTAVVVGIGGLGHIGLQCLEAMSAADVVAVDIKDEALELAERLGATHTVNSSEEDLAQVVDDLTDGGGVQQILDFVGSDETAGYGTEIAAAGADQHVIGYGGHIHEPCQALVDGELSLKGTLVGRYAELQELVALVDRDLVELHTSRYDLGEINDVAEALEHGEIEGRAVILPP, encoded by the coding sequence ATGCAAGCAGCACGCCTCCACGAGTATACCGAGGAAATGAGCGAGGCGCTCACCGTCGAAGAAATCGACCGACCCGAACTCGAGCGCTCCGACCACGTCCTCGTCGAAGTCGCCGGTGCGGGCTGGTGTCAAACCGACAATCACGTCATCGAGGGGATGTGGACCGAGTACGTTCCCCAGGAGCTACCGATGACGCTCGGCCACGAAAACGCGGGAGTCGTCGCCGAGGTCGGCGAGGAGGTGACGCTGGTCGAGGAGGGCGACCCGGTCATCTGCCACCCCGTTCAGACGTGTGGCATCTGTCGGCCCTGCCGCCTCGGCGAGGACATGTACTGCGAGAACAGCGCGTTCAACGGGCTCACGACCGACGGCGGGTTCGCCGAGTACCTCCAGACCAACGAACGCGCAGTGATCCCGCTGCCGGACAGCGTCGATCCGACCGAAATCGCACCCCACGCCGACGCCGGAATCACGGCCTACCACGCCGCGAAGAAGGCGGTCCGGGAACTGAACCCCGGCGACACAGCCGTCGTCGTCGGGATCGGCGGCCTCGGTCACATCGGCCTGCAGTGTCTCGAGGCGATGAGCGCCGCCGACGTCGTCGCCGTCGACATCAAAGACGAGGCCCTCGAGCTGGCCGAACGCCTCGGTGCGACCCACACCGTGAACTCGAGCGAGGAGGACCTCGCCCAGGTCGTCGACGACCTCACCGACGGCGGCGGCGTTCAGCAAATCCTCGATTTCGTCGGCTCGGACGAGACGGCCGGCTATGGAACGGAAATCGCTGCCGCGGGGGCCGACCAGCACGTCATCGGCTACGGCGGCCACATTCACGAGCCCTGCCAGGCGCTGGTCGACGGGGAACTCTCGCTGAAGGGGACGCTGGTCGGGCGCTACGCCGAACTGCAGGAACTCGTCGCGCTGGTCGACCGCGACCTCGTCGAACTCCACACCAGCCGCTACGACCTCGGGGAGATCAACGACGTCGCCGAAGCGCTCGAACACGGCGAAATCGAGGGACGAGCGGTGATCCTGCCACCGTAA
- a CDS encoding amidohydrolase family protein: MYHHDGEDIFVIDSHVHLWDASEQNIIHEGGEQFIQCFYDYHTSFTPEELQWDIDEYRQYGSERMLEDLFANAAADMAIFQPTYLTDFYDEGFNTTEQNAELATAYPERFVLNGSFDPRDGDEGLEYLEQLHETYDLQGVKLYTAEWRGDSKGWRLDSEEAFRFLEKCAELGIENVHPHKGPTIRPLNRDAFDVKDVDDAASSFPDLNFVVEHVGLPRLDDFCWIAGQEPNVYGGLAVAAPFAQNRPGKFSEIMSELLWWLGEDQVLFGSDYAIWNPDWLVEEVIEAELTPEHRAEYGVEWDLETKRKVMGENAAELYDIDIEAKKRAFRDDEITETFELADHYASSESAAAD; encoded by the coding sequence ATGTATCACCACGACGGCGAGGACATCTTCGTCATCGACTCGCACGTCCATCTGTGGGACGCGAGCGAGCAGAACATCATCCACGAGGGCGGCGAGCAGTTCATCCAGTGTTTCTACGACTACCACACGTCGTTCACGCCGGAGGAACTGCAGTGGGATATCGACGAGTATCGCCAGTACGGGAGCGAACGGATGCTCGAGGATCTGTTCGCCAATGCGGCCGCGGACATGGCCATCTTTCAACCGACCTACTTGACCGACTTTTACGACGAGGGCTTTAACACGACCGAACAGAACGCCGAACTCGCGACGGCGTACCCGGAGCGATTCGTCCTCAACGGCTCGTTCGACCCGCGCGACGGCGACGAGGGCCTCGAGTACCTCGAGCAACTCCACGAAACGTACGATCTGCAGGGCGTCAAACTCTACACCGCGGAGTGGCGCGGCGACTCGAAAGGGTGGCGACTCGACAGCGAGGAGGCGTTTCGCTTCCTCGAGAAGTGTGCGGAACTCGGCATCGAGAACGTCCATCCCCACAAGGGGCCGACGATCCGGCCGCTCAACCGCGACGCGTTCGACGTCAAGGACGTCGACGACGCGGCGTCGTCGTTCCCCGACCTCAACTTCGTCGTCGAACACGTCGGTCTCCCGCGGCTGGACGATTTCTGCTGGATCGCAGGCCAGGAGCCGAACGTCTACGGCGGACTCGCGGTCGCCGCTCCGTTCGCCCAGAACCGACCCGGTAAGTTCTCCGAGATCATGTCCGAACTGCTCTGGTGGCTCGGCGAGGACCAGGTCCTCTTCGGCTCGGATTACGCTATCTGGAACCCCGACTGGCTCGTCGAGGAGGTGATCGAAGCCGAACTCACGCCCGAGCACCGCGCCGAGTACGGCGTCGAGTGGGACCTCGAGACGAAACGGAAGGTGATGGGCGAGAACGCGGCCGAGCTGTACGACATCGATATCGAGGCCAAAAAACGAGCCTTCAGGGACGACGAGATCACCGAGACGTTCGAACTGGCAGACCACTACGCGAGCAGCGAATCCGCAGCGGCAGACTGA
- a CDS encoding iron-sulfur cluster assembly protein has translation MASNPSTPHDASGGPIRAAVRDCLRQVTDPELDRSIVELEYVDEIDIDGSRVMVRFTLPTAWCSPAFAWMMATDARDAVEALSSVETAEIVLQEHLHETEINRGVNERRSFEAAFPDADGGIEDVRAQLDEKARVARQYDAIEALLGVGLEPARIVTLRRRDVERDESTGIAAIELSNRGFTATAPLEPIDRYLEKAAETGIGTHPDDILFRTPEGTPIDPDEFELVHRRGRLAQVNMSGQGGICDALSESRRARLESDD, from the coding sequence ATGGCGTCGAACCCGAGCACTCCGCACGACGCCTCGGGCGGCCCGATCCGGGCCGCCGTCCGCGATTGCCTCCGACAGGTTACCGATCCCGAACTCGACCGCTCGATCGTCGAACTCGAGTACGTCGACGAGATCGATATCGACGGATCGAGAGTGATGGTGCGGTTTACCCTCCCGACGGCGTGGTGTTCGCCGGCGTTCGCCTGGATGATGGCGACCGACGCCCGCGACGCCGTCGAAGCGCTCTCGAGCGTCGAGACCGCGGAAATCGTCCTGCAGGAACACCTTCACGAGACCGAGATCAATCGGGGCGTCAACGAGCGCCGTTCCTTCGAGGCCGCGTTCCCCGACGCCGACGGCGGAATCGAGGACGTTCGTGCCCAACTCGACGAGAAGGCGCGGGTCGCCCGTCAGTACGATGCTATCGAAGCGCTGCTGGGGGTCGGCCTCGAACCGGCCCGGATCGTCACGCTGCGGCGTCGCGACGTAGAGCGCGACGAATCGACCGGTATCGCCGCGATTGAGCTTTCCAACCGCGGATTCACCGCTACCGCACCGCTCGAACCGATCGATCGCTATCTCGAGAAAGCAGCGGAGACGGGGATCGGGACGCACCCGGACGATATCCTCTTTCGGACGCCGGAGGGAACGCCGATCGATCCCGACGAGTTCGAACTGGTCCATCGACGCGGTCGACTCGCTCAGGTCAACATGTCCGGGCAGGGTGGCATCTGCGATGCGCTGTCCGAATCCAGACGCGCTCGACTCGAGAGCGACGACTGA
- the cgi121 gene encoding KEOPS complex subunit Cgi121, translated as MEVLEGQLTVADLDSLVARLGELSERHEVTIQAFDANYLAGRRHLERSVELADRALERGENVARDRAVEILLYAAGRRQIDRALEMGVSEGENRVAVLFNAGPDGEPSAEVRASEAFADAEQFEPEPTLATAAEGGRETPDETLETPDEDTLHAYFDITDAERAATDASLEDLVCERVALLEVEK; from the coding sequence ATGGAGGTACTCGAAGGACAGCTTACGGTCGCTGATCTCGACTCCCTGGTCGCCCGACTGGGCGAACTGAGCGAGCGCCACGAGGTGACGATTCAGGCGTTCGACGCGAATTATCTCGCGGGCCGGCGTCACCTCGAGCGGTCGGTCGAACTGGCCGACCGCGCGCTCGAGCGCGGCGAGAACGTCGCTCGCGATCGGGCCGTCGAAATCCTGCTGTACGCCGCCGGCCGCAGACAGATCGATCGCGCGCTCGAGATGGGCGTGAGCGAGGGCGAAAACCGCGTCGCGGTGCTGTTCAATGCCGGCCCGGACGGCGAGCCGAGTGCAGAAGTCCGCGCCAGCGAGGCATTCGCAGACGCCGAGCAGTTCGAGCCCGAGCCGACGCTCGCGACGGCCGCGGAGGGGGGACGTGAGACGCCAGACGAGACACTCGAGACACCGGACGAGGACACGCTCCATGCGTACTTCGATATTACCGACGCCGAGCGCGCGGCGACCGACGCGAGTCTCGAGGACCTGGTCTGCGAGCGGGTCGCGCTGCTCGAGGTCGAAAAGTAG